The following is a genomic window from Benincasa hispida cultivar B227 chromosome 7, ASM972705v1, whole genome shotgun sequence.
GGCTTCATTATTCCAAAATCTCCAAACACTGATGATGACATGTTTAGCAAAATAGAAGAAAGATCCACTCTACATTTTTCTTGGTCTGTGGTGTTGGGTGGTGGTGGTGCTACTGGTGGTGGTTCAGCCAAAATTGGAAGATGAGAGAATGATTTATTATTGGTAATTATTTGAGTGTTGAATGGCTTACATGAGGCAACAAAGTCAAAATTAGGGTAAGAAATATTGGAAATGGAAGAATATTGATGGGTTTCAAAGGAGGGCAAATTGGGAAATTTTGTGGGGAAAttattataagcattatgaTTATCATCAGATGTGTTGGTTTCAGATAATAGTGGTGGGATCATATTATTAGAAGAAAGAGATAAAGCTCTTTGAGCTGTGGAGTTGGTTTTCTTGAATATCCTGCAAATTGCCCATGAATCCTGCACATACCCAACATTTTCTGAATTAATCTTTTAGAATAACACTAttcaaatatattctttttctatagagaaaaaaaaacttggtgCAACCTCGGTTGCACTCATCTTTGTGCAGTTCAGACTTCATATCAATAcaaatatataagaaaaatgaGATGCATGGATTAGGTATAACTTAGACTATACCTAATAAAAGTggttttgtaaaaaaaaaacaaagaagttCAAATCCGCAACCCAATGAAAGTAAAAAGCAAAAGGTAGAAGGGTATAGAAGTATTACATTGGGAGTGATGGTTTTATCAATGAGTCTTTTAGTTGGAGGTGGATCATTGAGAGAAGGTAGACGAAATTCATGCATCATCCAGTCAGTTTTGACACCTTTAGCAGCTCTTCCCTTATAGAAGACAAGTGATTTCTTGAGGCCAATGCATTTGGTTCCATCAGAAGAGTAAATGGGGCGGTCAGTTCCTGTGGCCTTCCAAAACCCAGCTCCAGTTACTCGGTTTGGCCTTGCACTGTTCCTATATTTTCTATCTCTTGGGCAGTAGAAATACCACTCTTTTTCTCCACTGCCACCCAACTCTAAAcacacccaaaaaaaaaaaaaaaaaaaaagttttcacaACAAtggataataatatatttttttaactagaTACACGAGAACATCTCAACTAAGTTGACACATTCGTAACATCCTTATCGTATCCCAGATCCAGTAGTAATGCATGCTGATCAAGgataatataaattatgtaCACAAACAGTTAGAAGAGAGCTCAAATTACAAAGAGTTATGATATTGATAATATTGATATTATTATCTTCAACAACGGATAATAATATCAATATCAATACTTTTTCCATGAGAGTGAtctttaaattgattaaaatcacttttgtcattttcaaaatcactcgaAAAATGCGCTTTTATtccttcaaaatcaattttaatactATGAAACATTCAAACGTTGAATTGATTTTGAAGTGAGAAAAATgtgtttcataaaaaaaatttacttaCTTGGGAGATCCCATGGATCATATTTGTAAATGTCAATTTGCTTGATGAGTTCAATAAGAAGAGGTCTTTGTTGAATCTTTCTCTTTAGGTAAAACCCAACAAGTTCTTCATCGGTTGGATGAAAACGAAACCCTGGCAACATTACCTCTTCTACTTTTTCACTATCATTTCTCTCCTCCATTAATATATAACAAACCCTAAAAAGAGGGTGAGAGAGTGAAAACCCTAAAGTTGTGACCTTGCTTTGTAAGTAAGAAACCCTAAAAAGTGGGTGAGtgaaaagaagaagaactaAGAATTGAAGAACAAAAAACAGTAGAGAGGtagtaaattaaaatttagaggtTTTAGAAGATTAGATAAGAGAAGAGTGTGAAGaaagttgagttgaattgaaGGCAATATATGCTTCCTTTCAAGGGGGTTTCCCTCCGAGGGATCAGCCGCTATTTCTGGTCAGTCTTAAAGAAGCCCTTTTTTCTATAGTAACacaatataattaaaacaacaCATACCAAGAAAAAGAGATCAAGAAAAAACGgacaaaatttttcaattttcatcctTTTAATTACTCTTTTTAAGTTCATAACTTTTAGAAAATGCAATTTTTAAGAACCCCacatgataaaaattgaaactttattggttagtaaaaaaaaaaaaaaaaaaaaaagtgatgaaTTAGagaaatttttgtttaatttgaaatt
Proteins encoded in this region:
- the LOC120080756 gene encoding protein FEZ-like, with amino-acid sequence MEERNDSEKVEEVMLPGFRFHPTDEELVGFYLKRKIQQRPLLIELIKQIDIYKYDPWDLPKLGGSGEKEWYFYCPRDRKYRNSARPNRVTGAGFWKATGTDRPIYSSDGTKCIGLKKSLVFYKGRAAKGVKTDWMMHEFRLPSLNDPPPTKRLIDKTITPNDSWAICRIFKKTNSTAQRALSLSSNNMIPPLLSETNTSDDNHNAYNNFPTKFPNLPSFETHQYSSISNISYPNFDFVASCKPFNTQIITNNKSFSHLPILAEPPPVAPPPPNTTDQEKCRVDLSSILLNMSSSVFGDFGIMKPNDTLDLHAQQQQFINNYPQTFSHDQMQATTGDQFVGAIRSNNVGSCPLSISDLGKQSFIWDSSSSCPSEVSTSLSTTNCYT